In one window of Sciurus carolinensis chromosome X, mSciCar1.2, whole genome shotgun sequence DNA:
- the Bex5 gene encoding protein BEX5, producing the protein MENVPQENKVGEQAPVKNEEEARPLEGGEGQQPGGNIRGVWAPHAQDFGEDVPNRLGNNIDMIDGDADDMERFMEEMRELRRKIRELQLRYSLRILIGDPPHHDHHDEFCLMP; encoded by the coding sequence ATGGAAAATGTCCCCCAGGAAAACAAAGTTGGGGAGCAGGCCCCAGTAAAGAATGAGGAAGAAGCTCGCCCATTAGAAGGTGGTGAAGGCCAGCAGCCTGGAGGAAATATTAGAGGGGTTTGGGCTCCACATGCCCAGGATTTTGGAGAGGATGTGCCCAATAGGCTTGGTAATAATATTGATATGATAGATGGAGATGCAGATGATATGGAAAGGTTCATGGAGGAGATGAGAGAGCTAAGGAGGAAAATTAGGGAGCTTCAGTTGAGGTACAGTCTGCGTATTCTTATAGGGGACCCCCCTCACCATGATCATCATGATGAGTTTTGCCTTATGCCTTGA